Proteins encoded by one window of Mycoplasma capricolum subsp. capricolum ATCC 27343:
- the potCD gene encoding spermidine/putrescine ABC transporter permease/substrate-binding protein has product MKKLLKRSYFAFVLLFIYAPILAMVIFSFNDGDTTIKWTHASFSWYESFFKNSPFIKSIITSLFVAVISTVVSLVIGTLAAIGLSRVNRVTRNKWVSIANIPLINADVITAVSLMIVFLIMGLKFGILTLIMAHISFNVPYVLVTIMPRLKKIDPSLIDASYDLGAKNHQVMFKVILPILKPAIITAAAIAFAMSFDDFIISYFTGGMQTNVSTFIYTAKKTRPFIFVFGTCLVLVIALSIITWNTINLIRQSRLETKQKLINNNYKLKTISKLNKQLNELSEVLKTKTIIKKSHNLSLWFKYFILKTKIYFYKLKSLDKKISKLQWKQYKLKSKIQKEERYYSRLKKSEKKLKQLIKLFSSEKDVKKAAKLSLQIETLQEKVEFLKDQIEVIKEREQTANLKVKKLQNKIKLLKQDLSQEQKPSKKLINWYNKKIKYFEEWIIELEEGKDYYKLKLVVEKLKNLQNIKKNKINELTDQLNILISKIYIPILVTKDIDLKIQNTTDLEVLNNLNQKRQIIIDKFTKVYSQKIDKTTILIQKIDKKTDKLKSKLLPSQNENISHFRSFFSKSWKAILISLIGIGAFSGLTAAYVLNNIYDLVVANWGEYIDPSLIGEFEQQASKKHNKRIRINYQIYNSNEILYNKLHTVDYDIMIPSDYMVQRLASENYLQKIDYSKLNIWGEFNSQNFNKNHENNNDYKKLKVNKSLLELMTKSPINREDETKEIITKNPKGTYLNTNSILDYSIPYLWGDLVIVVNPTESNIKFLENSGIKFKNNNGTNDNKNKIEIDNSTLSWDILWKAAKAGKKVALNNDPKNVFMLGSQKLYQKVNLTKKSEIDAVGKELSDLLSNTGVSLHSDDLISLVVREKFDFAVMYNGDAAYANYVHNEGDEDYEKAEKSINYIYGRPNKKHDSNNRYESTNVFSDNIVIYKDAQNLDLAYEFINFLYDNSTKITEYVGVTSPLDSTIEEMTSAPSNKNEEQEDGEENEGGTYHNFKNLYDPITHQNANNYQTNNEQLSFTYNGKIDEYLVNSFNNLLANK; this is encoded by the coding sequence ATGAAAAAACTCTTAAAAAGAAGTTATTTTGCTTTTGTTTTGCTATTTATTTATGCACCCATTTTAGCAATGGTGATTTTTTCATTTAATGATGGAGATACTACTATTAAATGAACTCATGCTAGTTTTTCTTGATATGAATCATTTTTTAAAAATTCACCTTTTATAAAATCAATTATTACTTCTTTATTTGTTGCTGTAATTTCAACTGTAGTTTCACTAGTAATTGGAACTTTAGCAGCAATTGGATTAAGTAGAGTTAATAGAGTAACTAGAAATAAATGAGTTTCAATTGCAAATATTCCTTTAATTAATGCTGATGTAATCACAGCTGTATCACTAATGATCGTTTTTTTAATTATGGGATTAAAATTTGGAATATTAACTTTAATTATGGCTCATATTTCATTTAATGTTCCTTATGTTTTAGTTACAATTATGCCTAGATTAAAAAAAATTGACCCAAGTTTAATTGATGCTAGTTATGATTTAGGTGCTAAAAATCACCAAGTAATGTTTAAAGTAATATTACCTATTTTAAAACCAGCAATTATTACTGCAGCTGCTATTGCTTTTGCAATGAGTTTTGATGATTTTATTATTTCTTATTTTACTGGTGGTATGCAAACTAATGTTTCAACATTTATTTATACTGCTAAAAAAACTAGACCATTTATTTTTGTTTTTGGTACTTGTTTAGTTTTAGTGATTGCTTTATCTATTATTACTTGAAATACAATTAATTTAATTAGACAGTCTCGTTTAGAAACTAAACAAAAATTAATTAATAATAATTACAAACTAAAAACAATTTCTAAATTAAATAAACAATTAAACGAACTAAGTGAAGTTTTAAAAACTAAAACTATTATTAAAAAATCTCATAATCTTTCTTTATGGTTTAAATACTTTATTTTAAAAACTAAGATTTATTTTTATAAATTAAAAAGTTTAGACAAAAAAATCTCAAAATTACAATGAAAGCAATATAAATTAAAATCAAAAATTCAAAAAGAAGAAAGATATTATTCAAGATTAAAAAAATCAGAAAAAAAATTAAAGCAATTAATTAAACTATTTAGTAGTGAAAAAGATGTTAAAAAAGCTGCTAAATTAAGTTTACAAATTGAGACTTTACAAGAAAAAGTAGAATTTTTAAAAGACCAAATTGAAGTAATTAAAGAACGTGAGCAAACTGCTAATTTAAAAGTTAAAAAATTACAAAATAAGATTAAACTATTAAAACAAGATTTATCTCAAGAACAAAAACCTTCTAAAAAATTAATTAATTGATATAATAAAAAAATTAAATACTTTGAAGAATGAATTATTGAACTTGAAGAAGGTAAAGATTATTACAAATTAAAATTGGTTGTTGAAAAATTAAAAAACTTACAAAATATTAAAAAGAATAAAATTAATGAATTAACTGATCAATTAAATATATTAATTAGTAAAATTTATATTCCTATTTTAGTTACTAAAGATATTGATTTAAAAATTCAAAACACAACTGATTTAGAAGTTTTAAATAATTTAAATCAAAAAAGACAAATTATTATTGATAAATTTACTAAAGTCTATAGTCAAAAAATTGATAAAACTACAATTTTAATTCAAAAGATTGATAAAAAAACTGATAAGCTAAAAAGTAAATTATTACCAAGTCAAAATGAGAATATATCTCACTTTAGATCATTTTTTTCAAAATCTTGAAAAGCTATTTTGATTTCACTTATTGGAATTGGAGCTTTTAGTGGATTAACTGCTGCTTATGTTTTAAATAATATTTATGATTTGGTTGTTGCTAACTGGGGAGAATATATTGACCCTTCACTAATTGGTGAATTCGAACAACAAGCAAGTAAGAAACATAATAAAAGAATTAGAATTAATTATCAAATTTATAACTCAAATGAAATTTTATATAATAAACTTCATACAGTTGATTATGATATTATGATCCCAAGTGATTATATGGTTCAAAGACTAGCTTCAGAAAATTACTTACAAAAAATTGATTACAGCAAGTTAAATATTTGAGGAGAATTTAATAGTCAGAATTTCAATAAAAATCACGAAAATAATAATGATTATAAAAAACTAAAAGTAAATAAAAGCTTATTAGAATTAATGACTAAATCTCCTATTAATAGAGAAGATGAAACTAAAGAAATAATAACAAAAAATCCTAAAGGAACATATTTAAATACTAATTCTATTTTAGATTATTCAATTCCATATCTATGAGGTGATTTAGTAATTGTTGTTAACCCAACTGAATCAAATATAAAATTTCTAGAAAATTCTGGAATTAAATTTAAGAACAATAATGGTACTAATGATAATAAAAACAAAATAGAAATTGATAATTCAACATTGTCTTGAGATATTTTATGAAAAGCTGCAAAAGCTGGTAAAAAAGTAGCTTTAAATAATGATCCAAAAAATGTATTTATGTTAGGATCACAAAAACTTTATCAAAAAGTTAACCTAACAAAAAAATCTGAAATTGATGCTGTTGGTAAAGAATTATCTGATTTATTATCAAATACTGGTGTTTCATTACATAGTGATGATCTAATAAGTTTAGTAGTTAGAGAAAAATTTGATTTTGCTGTTATGTATAATGGTGATGCTGCTTATGCCAATTATGTTCATAATGAAGGTGATGAAGATTATGAAAAGGCCGAAAAATCTATAAATTATATTTATGGAAGACCAAATAAAAAACATGATTCAAACAATAGATATGAATCAACTAATGTATTTTCAGATAATATAGTTATTTATAAAGATGCTCAAAATTTAGATTTGGCATATGAATTTATTAATTTCTTATATGATAATTCAACAAAAATAACTGAATATGTTGGAGTAACTTCACCATTAGATTCAACAATTGAAGAAATGACATCTGCTCCTTCTAATAAAAATGAAGAACAAGAAGATGGTGAAGAAAATGAAGGTGGAACTTATCACAACTTCAAAAATCTTTACGATCCAATAACTCATCAAAATGCAAATAATTATCAAACTAATAATGAACAATTATCATTTACATATAATGGTAAGATTGATGAATACCTAGTTAATAGTTTTAATAATTTACTTGCTAATAAATAG
- a CDS encoding ATP-binding protein, producing MIINRDFYLNQLINKMNNSKVKIITGIRRCGKSFLLFNLFYKYLISINIPSDQIIKISLDGYDNRMYRTPTTLNNFIQSKITNKNKKYYLLIDEIQYCEPEINEFAPNTEKITFVDVLLSFYNNPNLDVYVTGSNSKMLSTDILTQFRGRGDEISLNTLSFFEIYDLFENKDKALKHYMLYGGLPAIYNLKTDEEKQKYLKNTFNETYIKDILERNSLISETGEILDTLLNFISSAIGSLTNPLRLANRFMSEKNIKINSTTISKYLNIFKESFLIRSSIRYDVKGNKYFNTPLKYYFTDIGLRNAKLSFRQYEENHIMENIIYNELYRRDFNIDIGIVEIQQNQNNKRTRTTLEIDFIASKNHQKYYIQSAYSIWDSQKKEQETRSLNNVNDSFKKIVVVYEDIIPWHDNNGIYYVGLKEFLLDESILNN from the coding sequence ATGATAATAAATAGAGATTTTTACTTAAATCAGTTAATAAATAAAATGAACAACAGCAAAGTAAAAATAATTACTGGAATTAGAAGATGTGGCAAATCATTTTTATTATTCAATTTGTTTTATAAATATTTAATTTCTATAAATATTCCATCTGATCAAATTATAAAAATATCTCTAGATGGCTATGATAATAGAATGTATAGAACACCAACTACTTTAAATAACTTTATACAAAGTAAAATAACAAATAAAAATAAAAAATATTATTTATTAATTGATGAAATTCAATATTGCGAGCCAGAAATAAATGAGTTTGCTCCAAATACAGAAAAAATTACTTTTGTAGATGTTCTTTTAAGTTTTTATAATAATCCAAATCTTGATGTTTATGTAACTGGAAGTAATTCAAAAATGCTATCTACAGATATACTTACTCAATTTAGAGGTAGGGGTGATGAAATATCTTTAAATACTTTATCTTTTTTTGAAATATATGATTTATTTGAGAATAAAGACAAAGCATTAAAACACTATATGTTATATGGTGGGTTACCAGCTATTTATAATCTAAAAACAGACGAAGAAAAACAAAAGTATTTAAAAAATACATTTAATGAAACATATATTAAAGACATATTAGAAAGAAATTCTCTTATTAGTGAAACTGGTGAAATTCTAGATACTTTGTTAAATTTTATCTCTTCAGCAATTGGATCATTGACAAATCCCTTAAGACTTGCAAATCGTTTTATGTCTGAAAAAAATATTAAAATCAATTCTACAACCATATCAAAATATTTAAATATCTTTAAAGAATCTTTTTTAATTAGAAGCTCTATTAGATATGATGTAAAAGGTAACAAATATTTTAACACACCTTTAAAATATTATTTTACTGATATTGGCTTAAGAAATGCAAAGCTAAGCTTTAGACAATATGAAGAAAACCACATTATGGAAAATATTATTTATAACGAACTTTATAGAAGAGATTTTAATATTGATATAGGAATTGTTGAAATACAACAAAATCAAAATAATAAAAGAACAAGAACAACACTAGAAATAGATTTTATAGCAAGTAAAAATCATCAAAAATATTATATTCAATCAGCATATAGTATTTGAGATTCTCAAAAAAAAGAGCAAGAAACAAGATCACTAAATAATGTAAATGATAGTTTTAAAAAAATTGTTGTTGTATATGAAGATATAATTCCATGACATGATAATAATGGTATTTATTATGTTGGTTTAAAAGAATTTTTATTAGATGAATCTATTTTAAATAATTAA
- the pepF gene encoding oligoendopeptidase F → MKRPEALKEYKWDFDYLYKNQDEWKNDLNYLIEISKEFKNFKNKLHEKETFLKCLDLEEKVDFITNKLSTYTRMGDTNQADEVYRTLEALLMNALQDIEIETSFISPETKKIGFETISKWLKETKGYQRYLYGYEKFFEQAKHILSEHDEELLSKISKGYTAISGMYDTLAYADRQEEIINYKGIDQTLTNSLFLEILQDSDPIKDQQLRLKASEIFSKNFSSKKHSFALIYEGILQSDYEDTKLRSYDSSLQASLSSDSISIDIYLKLLEIGKKYIKPLEDFLLLTKKHFKLDKFYPSDRQLKLVKEYDQTFTVEQAKEHIRKALSILGEEYLKNLEIAWGPNKIDYYEDTNKRDGAYSTGGHGVDPIILMNWDDKLNSVNTLAHECGHSVHTLFSEQNQVYPLSQYPIILAEVASTINEHLLFDYMYKNAKLKEEKIYLLQERIFNLVSTFYRQIQFADFEYRASQLVSKQTPLTSEVLNNLFKEVEDDYGYKVFDKLDDNTKSGYGWPRISHFFHSPFYVYKYAIDVTASYKLYDDIKNGNIQTTLDFLKAGGHKEPLKIMLDAGIDFNKEQTYLPLINGISDYIKELQSLLEE, encoded by the coding sequence ATGAAAAGACCTGAAGCCTTAAAAGAATATAAATGAGATTTTGATTACTTATATAAAAATCAAGATGAATGAAAAAATGATTTAAATTATTTAATTGAAATTTCTAAAGAATTTAAAAATTTTAAAAATAAATTACATGAAAAAGAAACTTTTTTAAAATGTTTAGATTTAGAAGAAAAAGTTGATTTTATTACAAACAAACTTTCAACTTATACAAGAATGGGAGACACTAATCAAGCTGATGAAGTTTATAGAACTTTAGAAGCATTATTAATGAATGCTTTACAAGATATTGAAATTGAAACTTCTTTTATTTCACCAGAAACTAAAAAAATTGGTTTTGAAACTATTTCTAAATGATTAAAAGAAACTAAAGGATATCAAAGATATTTATATGGTTATGAAAAATTCTTTGAACAAGCAAAACACATTTTAAGTGAGCATGATGAAGAATTATTATCAAAAATATCTAAGGGTTATACTGCAATTTCAGGGATGTATGATACTTTAGCTTATGCTGACAGACAAGAAGAAATAATTAACTATAAAGGTATTGATCAAACATTAACTAATTCTTTATTTTTAGAAATTTTACAAGATTCAGATCCAATTAAAGATCAACAATTAAGACTAAAAGCAAGTGAAATCTTTTCAAAAAACTTTAGTTCTAAAAAACATAGTTTTGCTTTAATTTATGAAGGAATTTTACAATCAGATTATGAAGATACTAAATTAAGAAGTTATGATTCAAGCTTACAAGCTAGTTTAAGCTCTGATTCAATTTCTATTGATATTTATTTAAAACTTTTAGAAATTGGTAAAAAATATATTAAACCTTTAGAAGACTTTTTACTACTAACTAAAAAACATTTTAAATTAGATAAGTTTTATCCAAGTGATAGACAATTAAAACTAGTTAAAGAATATGATCAAACTTTTACAGTTGAACAAGCAAAAGAACATATTAGAAAGGCTTTAAGCATATTAGGTGAAGAATATTTAAAAAATCTTGAAATTGCTTGAGGGCCAAACAAAATTGATTATTATGAAGATACTAATAAAAGAGATGGTGCTTATTCAACTGGTGGACATGGTGTTGATCCAATTATTTTAATGAACTGAGATGATAAATTAAATTCAGTTAACACTTTAGCTCATGAATGTGGTCATTCTGTTCACACTTTATTTTCAGAACAAAACCAAGTTTATCCACTAAGTCAATATCCAATTATTTTAGCTGAAGTAGCTTCAACTATTAATGAACACTTATTATTTGATTACATGTATAAAAATGCTAAGTTAAAAGAAGAAAAAATTTACTTATTACAAGAAAGAATCTTTAATTTAGTTTCAACATTCTATAGACAAATTCAATTTGCTGATTTTGAATATAGAGCAAGCCAACTAGTAAGTAAACAAACCCCTTTAACTAGTGAAGTTTTAAATAATTTATTTAAAGAAGTTGAAGATGATTATGGTTATAAAGTATTTGACAAATTAGATGATAATACTAAATCAGGTTATGGATGACCTAGAATTAGTCATTTTTTCCACTCACCATTTTATGTTTATAAATATGCAATTGATGTAACTGCTAGTTATAAATTATATGATGATATTAAAAATGGAAACATTCAAACTACACTTGACTTTTTAAAAGCAGGTGGTCACAAAGAACCTTTAAAAATTATGCTAGATGCTGGTATTGATTTTAATAAAGAACAAACTTATTTACCTTTAATTAATGGAATTAGTGATTATATTAAAGAATTACAATCATTATTAGAAGAATAA
- a CDS encoding chromate transporter, which translates to MNKKEYIKPPTFWNIFLFILLITFVGFGGGNAIMPVIKRYAVDKYKWLDEDEFHQNVVLTNMLPGPAAIQTTAYIAFKSLSKFKAYLVVSLASMPHTFFAIGLVFAFNKIPTQYLIVVQLGVLIAITGALLGFGYNYFKKGKKVMKLSLWLVLFLTTLIFSLFVPTPYNVPILVMILVIAIYSTIFIIRSKKSKKVDSNEIKKGIE; encoded by the coding sequence ATGAATAAAAAAGAATATATAAAACCACCAACATTTTGAAACATTTTTTTATTTATACTATTAATTACTTTTGTTGGTTTTGGTGGTGGTAATGCAATTATGCCAGTTATTAAAAGATATGCAGTTGATAAATATAAATGATTAGATGAAGATGAATTTCATCAAAATGTAGTCTTAACAAATATGTTACCAGGACCAGCTGCTATTCAAACAACAGCATATATTGCTTTTAAATCTTTATCTAAATTTAAAGCTTATTTAGTTGTTAGTTTAGCTTCAATGCCACATACTTTTTTTGCTATAGGATTAGTTTTTGCTTTTAATAAAATACCTACTCAATATTTAATAGTTGTTCAACTTGGGGTATTAATTGCAATTACAGGAGCGTTATTAGGATTTGGTTATAACTATTTTAAAAAGGGAAAAAAAGTAATGAAATTAAGCTTATGATTAGTTTTATTTTTAACTACTTTAATTTTTTCATTATTTGTTCCAACACCTTATAATGTTCCAATATTAGTAATGATTTTAGTAATAGCAATTTATTCAACTATTTTTATAATTAGAAGTAAAAAATCAAAAAAAGTTGATTCAAATGAAATTAAGAAAGGAATAGAATAA
- a CDS encoding M17 family metallopeptidase: MLKFNDKKEDLTLICLTDVNNKPYVVDTDLSTSFISDEKTFYMVIKKDQKDLFRKLKIAFKNFVLENKYNINIDVDSFFNLLNECDCKEKLINTIYETIAFETYDQISYKKDNKPNKVVYNLLTSFDVKNLEEKEAIKMEFVNFARMLQDTPPNIATSEYLAEKVVQKAKEIDGLKVTVLGKKEATKLGMNLFLAVNAGSIYEPQAVVLEYVGDENEPKKALVGKGITFDSGGYNLKPTKYLEGMKFDMSGAAIMLSTVMALAKMKAKVNVVGIGMFTDNRIGSTATLPQSVVKSMNGLTVEIDDIDAEGRLVLADGITYVIREKQATEIWEASTLTGSVVSALGSYATGVFTHCDKRWQLVKSASKFSGERMWRLPLYEEHLEEVRNDAINADITNATKNYEAESSKAASFLNEFREDRPYVHFDIAGTDSIKGRGQGVLVRTLFEIFNK, from the coding sequence ATGCTTAAATTTAACGATAAAAAAGAAGATTTAACTTTAATTTGTTTAACTGATGTTAATAATAAGCCTTATGTAGTAGATACTGATTTATCAACTTCATTTATTAGTGACGAAAAAACTTTTTATATGGTAATTAAAAAAGATCAAAAGGATTTATTTAGAAAGCTAAAAATTGCTTTTAAAAATTTTGTTTTAGAAAATAAATACAATATTAATATTGATGTTGATTCATTTTTTAATTTATTAAATGAATGTGATTGTAAAGAAAAATTAATTAACACAATTTATGAAACAATTGCTTTTGAAACATATGATCAAATTAGTTATAAAAAAGATAATAAGCCAAATAAAGTAGTATATAACTTATTAACTAGTTTTGATGTTAAAAATTTAGAAGAAAAAGAAGCTATTAAAATGGAGTTTGTAAACTTTGCAAGAATGTTACAAGATACTCCACCAAACATTGCAACAAGTGAATATTTAGCTGAAAAAGTAGTTCAAAAAGCAAAAGAAATTGATGGACTTAAAGTTACTGTTTTAGGTAAAAAAGAAGCTACTAAATTAGGAATGAACTTATTTTTAGCAGTTAATGCAGGATCAATATATGAACCACAAGCTGTAGTTTTAGAATATGTTGGTGATGAAAATGAACCAAAAAAAGCTTTAGTTGGAAAAGGAATTACTTTTGATAGTGGTGGGTATAATTTAAAACCAACTAAGTATTTAGAAGGTATGAAATTTGATATGTCTGGAGCTGCTATTATGCTTTCAACTGTTATGGCATTAGCTAAAATGAAAGCTAAAGTTAATGTTGTTGGTATTGGTATGTTTACAGATAATAGAATTGGATCAACTGCTACTTTACCTCAATCAGTTGTTAAATCTATGAATGGATTAACTGTTGAGATTGATGATATTGATGCTGAAGGAAGATTAGTATTAGCTGATGGAATTACTTATGTAATTAGAGAAAAGCAAGCAACTGAAATTTGAGAAGCTTCAACTTTAACTGGATCTGTTGTTTCAGCTTTAGGAAGTTATGCTACTGGAGTATTTACTCATTGTGATAAGAGATGACAATTAGTTAAAAGTGCTTCAAAATTTAGTGGTGAAAGAATGTGAAGATTACCACTGTATGAAGAGCACTTAGAAGAAGTTAGAAATGATGCAATTAATGCTGATATTACAAATGCTACAAAAAACTATGAAGCAGAAAGTTCAAAAGCAGCTAGTTTTTTAAATGAATTTAGAGAAGATAGACCTTATGTTCATTTTGATATTGCTGGAACTGATAGTATTAAAGGTAGAGGTCAAGGAGTTTTAGTTAGAACTCTATTTGAAATATTTAATAAATAA
- a CDS encoding Abi family protein — protein MKKSLDNKQDIFIENTNFNELYSLFLFDRELRSILLKYISIFERDFKTTIAYNFSKKYNKNNRIDSYLYPENYKDNYIDVLNFISTINQTIVSKSEKTNYIKHYIKQYGHAPLWVVVNILSFGNMVYMFRILKDDDKNNIILFYVNRFLEQNNKENNLWFRSDSFLSLLKILNIVRNVCAHEERMYNIKFDRVSTKDISEMIGYNFYGDLKLAIVFVFLKMILTRNNFISLKEEIIMLFNKFNDKFETVLFNEILNEMGIKLEDFYKL, from the coding sequence TTAAAAAAGTCTTTAGATAATAAACAAGATATATTCATTGAAAATACAAATTTTAACGAATTATATTCATTATTTTTATTTGATAGAGAATTAAGATCTATTTTATTAAAATACATATCAATTTTTGAAAGAGATTTTAAGACTACAATTGCATATAATTTTAGTAAAAAATATAATAAAAATAATAGAATAGACTCATATTTATATCCAGAAAATTATAAAGACAATTATATAGATGTTTTAAATTTTATATCAACTATCAATCAAACAATAGTTTCAAAGAGTGAAAAAACTAATTATATTAAACATTATATAAAACAATATGGTCATGCTCCATTATGAGTGGTTGTTAATATTTTATCTTTTGGTAATATGGTATATATGTTTAGGATTCTAAAAGATGATGACAAAAACAATATTATACTTTTTTATGTAAATAGATTCTTAGAACAAAATAATAAAGAAAATAATTTATGATTTAGAAGTGACTCTTTTTTATCACTATTAAAAATTTTAAATATTGTAAGAAATGTTTGTGCTCACGAAGAAAGAATGTATAACATAAAATTTGATAGAGTTTCAACAAAAGATATTTCAGAGATGATAGGTTATAATTTTTATGGAGATTTAAAGCTAGCAATTGTCTTTGTATTTTTAAAAATGATTTTGACTAGAAATAATTTTATCTCGTTAAAAGAAGAAATAATTATGCTTTTTAATAAATTTAATGACAAATTTGAAACTGTATTATTTAATGAAATATTGAATGAAATGGGAATAAAATTAGAAGATTTTTATAAATTGTAA
- the potB gene encoding spermidine/putrescine ABC transporter permease produces MENKNLKDNSVIENKIINQDELEQVIETIEKQKKRESLRLKVKDVNHYLSKTKLFHFSKDKVWPILAPFILVMLILVILPLVSILIYAFIQPADGITLFKISFEKFAKLFTSNGILYSLFLSILYAIVAGMLCVLIGYPIALMMAQMKSKILARNMWVIVTMPMWISMLLKVLGLQTLFYLLADFAIGTPIAIIIGMTYMFLPFAIAPIYDSLESRQTDLEEAALDLGASKFRTFWSITLRSSMPGVLTAFSLVLVQAATSLIVVHYMGGGRIYLVSAAIESYFFQGNDFGYGAAVSVVLAILVFGLMLVMKLISNKFEMKGNKRKWKNS; encoded by the coding sequence ATGGAAAATAAAAATCTAAAAGATAATAGTGTAATTGAAAATAAAATTATCAATCAAGATGAATTAGAACAAGTTATTGAAACTATTGAAAAACAAAAAAAACGCGAATCTTTAAGATTAAAAGTTAAAGATGTTAATCATTATTTATCAAAAACTAAATTATTTCATTTTTCAAAAGATAAAGTGTGACCAATTTTAGCTCCATTTATTTTAGTAATGTTAATTTTAGTAATTCTTCCTTTAGTTTCAATCTTGATTTATGCTTTTATTCAACCAGCAGATGGAATTACATTATTTAAAATCTCTTTTGAAAAATTTGCTAAGTTATTTACAAGTAATGGTATTTTATATTCATTATTTTTATCTATTTTATATGCAATTGTTGCTGGAATGTTATGTGTTTTAATTGGATATCCAATTGCTTTAATGATGGCACAAATGAAGTCAAAAATTTTAGCAAGAAACATGTGAGTAATTGTAACAATGCCTATGTGAATTTCTATGCTTTTAAAAGTATTAGGATTACAGACTTTATTTTATTTATTAGCTGATTTTGCAATAGGAACACCAATTGCTATTATTATTGGTATGACTTATATGTTTTTACCTTTCGCAATTGCTCCAATTTATGATTCACTAGAGTCAAGACAAACTGATTTAGAAGAAGCTGCTTTAGATTTAGGGGCTTCAAAATTTAGAACATTTTGATCTATTACTTTAAGATCATCTATGCCTGGAGTATTAACTGCTTTTAGTTTAGTGCTAGTTCAAGCTGCTACTAGCTTGATTGTTGTTCATTATATGGGTGGAGGACGAATTTATTTAGTTTCTGCTGCTATTGAATCTTATTTTTTCCAAGGAAATGACTTTGGATATGGTGCTGCTGTTTCAGTAGTTTTAGCTATTTTAGTATTTGGTTTAATGCTTGTTATGAAACTAATTAGTAATAAATTTGAAATGAAAGGAAATAAAAGAAAATGAAAAAACTCTTAA
- a CDS encoding chromate transporter, whose amino-acid sequence MLSFIAFLVTLVLLIFVSLSVFGGGQVFMPIFVWLWKSLNSWFKIEISEEFINTVFAVSNSTPGILSPKFAAITGYMIAQGQWWGFVAMIFTYLAFVLPAIFMMMIAIKYSQKFHQSTFFKKLIDIMNPVVAGIIIALAIEIFISCMFPYFVFNESVSEYWKFIDPNKPNQSMKFFTSWRLIALYCYVPIGIIISLFLYLKKVPIFGLIFANIIFCLVLFEPWLG is encoded by the coding sequence ATGTTAAGTTTTATTGCTTTTTTAGTTACATTAGTTTTATTAATATTTGTTTCATTATCAGTATTTGGTGGTGGTCAAGTTTTTATGCCAATATTTGTGTGATTATGAAAATCATTAAATAGTTGATTTAAAATTGAAATTTCTGAAGAATTTATAAATACAGTTTTTGCTGTATCAAATTCAACACCAGGAATTTTAAGTCCAAAGTTTGCAGCAATTACTGGTTATATGATTGCTCAAGGGCAATGATGAGGATTTGTTGCAATGATTTTTACTTATTTAGCATTTGTTTTACCTGCTATTTTTATGATGATGATTGCTATAAAATATTCTCAAAAATTTCATCAATCAACATTTTTTAAAAAATTAATTGATATTATGAATCCAGTTGTAGCTGGAATTATTATTGCTTTGGCTATTGAAATATTTATAAGTTGTATGTTTCCATACTTTGTATTTAATGAATCAGTTAGCGAATATTGAAAGTTTATAGATCCAAATAAACCAAATCAAAGTATGAAGTTTTTTACAAGCTGAAGACTAATTGCATTATATTGTTATGTTCCAATTGGAATTATTATAAGTTTATTTTTATATCTTAAAAAAGTTCCTATTTTTGGGTTAATATTTGCAAACATTATATTTTGTTTAGTATTATTTGAACCCTGATTAGGATAA